The following coding sequences lie in one Synechococcus sp. PCC 7336 genomic window:
- a CDS encoding AAA family ATPase, which yields MSFYIAPRFLDRISVHITKNFLDIPGIQVPLILGIHGPKGEGKSFQCELVFRKMGIEPIRMSSGELESPDAGDPVRLIRLRYREASERVKVRGRMCVLMINDLDAGAGRMNQTTQYTVNTQLVNGTLMNIADNPTDVQLPGSYNEEKIRRVPVIVTGNDFSTLYDPLLRDGRMEKFYWQPTLAERVGVATGIFEADGLSSGDVKKLVETFADCSIDFFSALRSRLYDEQVLSLIQQVGIEKISSRVVNSTEALPSFAQIDFHLARLLEVGNQMLQEREFVETNQLAAKYNRTPQQMH from the coding sequence ATGAGTTTCTACATCGCTCCTCGCTTTCTCGATCGCATTTCCGTTCACATCACCAAAAACTTCCTCGATATCCCCGGCATTCAAGTTCCCCTCATTCTCGGCATCCACGGTCCTAAGGGGGAGGGCAAGTCGTTTCAATGCGAATTGGTGTTTCGCAAGATGGGCATCGAGCCGATTCGGATGTCGTCTGGAGAGCTGGAGAGTCCCGATGCGGGGGACCCAGTGCGACTGATTCGGCTGCGCTATCGGGAGGCGTCAGAGCGAGTTAAGGTGCGGGGGCGAATGTGCGTGTTGATGATTAACGATCTGGATGCGGGGGCCGGTCGGATGAATCAAACAACGCAATATACCGTCAATACTCAGTTGGTTAACGGCACGCTGATGAATATTGCCGACAATCCCACTGACGTGCAGTTACCGGGCAGCTACAACGAAGAGAAGATCCGGCGGGTGCCCGTCATTGTGACGGGCAATGACTTTTCAACCCTGTACGATCCGCTATTGCGGGATGGGCGGATGGAAAAGTTTTATTGGCAGCCGACCTTGGCAGAACGGGTCGGGGTAGCCACTGGGATCTTTGAGGCGGATGGTTTATCCTCCGGCGATGTCAAGAAGTTAGTGGAAACGTTTGCCGATTGTTCGATCGACTTTTTTAGCGCCTTGCGATCGCGTCTTTATGACGAGCAAGTGTTGAGTTTGATTCAGCAGGTCGGCATTGAAAAAATCTCGTCGCGGGTGGTGAATAGCACAGAGGCGCTGCCGAGTTTTGCCCAGATCGATTTTCATTTAGCCCGCCTGTTGGAGGTGGGAAATCAGATGCTACAGGAGCGGGAATTCGTGGAGACCAATCAGTTAGCAGCAAAATATAATCGTACGCCTCAACAGATGCACTAA
- the pabB gene encoding aminodeoxychorismate synthase component I gives MAVKTVIRDFTGDRWLRCDRPCQVIRADCLDDVLPALEQVETLVSQQQWHAVGFISYEASPAFDSVLQTQPSRNFPLLYFALFDAIETVQLPERSEERYHLTNWKPDISLEDYRSAIARIKTQIACGETYQVNFTFRLRSHFQGSAWPLFLDLVQAQSTPYCAYFETDEFAICSASPELFFRKLGDRVELRPMKGTAARGRTLAEDAANRGWLQRSPKDRAENLMIVDMIRNDIGRIAELGTVKVPQMFEVEQYPSIHQMTSTVTAMARTSLTDTMRALFPCASITGAPKARTMEAIAALETSPRKLYTGCLGLIRPDGAAQFNVAIRTVVVDKAAGEAEYGVGSGVVWDSTSDREYAECVEKSRVLTYRLPEFSLLETLLWQPPAGYFLLAEHLFRLERSARYFQIPLAIADVECELEKIAVQLSPQPHKVRILVDRKGSIGHTFAAIVAPEMPAAIRLKLADRPIDSSNLFLFHKTSHREVYESALAAHPDGDDVVLWNERNQVTEACWGNLAIELDGEWFTPPVECGLLAGTFRQHLLQRGKLHERAIAVEELRACDRIIWMNSVRQWQEGILV, from the coding sequence ATGGCCGTCAAGACTGTCATTCGAGACTTTACAGGCGATCGCTGGCTGCGCTGCGATCGCCCTTGCCAAGTTATTCGGGCCGATTGCCTCGATGATGTGCTGCCTGCGCTGGAGCAGGTGGAAACCTTGGTGTCTCAGCAGCAATGGCATGCCGTCGGTTTTATTAGTTACGAAGCATCTCCCGCCTTCGATTCGGTCTTGCAAACGCAGCCCTCAAGGAATTTTCCGCTGCTGTATTTTGCTCTATTCGATGCGATCGAAACCGTTCAGCTTCCCGAGCGATCGGAGGAGCGCTACCATCTGACGAATTGGAAACCCGATATTTCGCTAGAGGACTATCGCTCGGCGATCGCCCGCATCAAAACCCAGATTGCCTGCGGCGAAACCTATCAAGTCAATTTCACCTTCCGGTTGCGATCGCACTTTCAAGGGAGCGCTTGGCCGCTGTTCCTCGATTTGGTGCAAGCCCAATCCACCCCCTATTGTGCCTACTTCGAAACCGACGAGTTTGCCATCTGCTCCGCCTCTCCCGAGCTGTTTTTCCGCAAACTAGGCGATCGGGTGGAGTTGCGCCCGATGAAAGGCACAGCAGCACGGGGTCGAACGCTGGCAGAGGATGCCGCGAACCGAGGGTGGCTGCAGCGATCCCCAAAAGATCGAGCCGAAAATTTGATGATTGTGGACATGATCCGCAACGATATCGGGCGCATTGCCGAGCTGGGAACAGTGAAGGTGCCCCAGATGTTTGAGGTGGAACAGTATCCCAGCATTCACCAAATGACTTCGACCGTGACGGCAATGGCGCGAACCTCGCTGACCGACACGATGCGAGCGCTGTTCCCCTGTGCTTCGATTACCGGAGCGCCGAAAGCCCGCACAATGGAGGCGATCGCCGCTTTGGAAACCTCGCCGCGCAAGCTTTACACCGGTTGCCTGGGGCTGATTCGACCGGACGGGGCGGCCCAATTTAATGTGGCGATTCGGACGGTGGTGGTGGATAAGGCTGCGGGAGAGGCGGAGTATGGCGTCGGTAGTGGCGTGGTCTGGGACTCCACCAGCGATCGCGAATATGCCGAATGTGTGGAAAAGTCGCGGGTGTTGACCTACCGGTTGCCAGAGTTTTCGTTGCTGGAAACGCTGTTATGGCAGCCCCCGGCGGGATATTTCTTGTTAGCCGAGCACCTTTTCAGGCTGGAACGGTCTGCCCGCTATTTCCAGATCCCGCTCGCCATCGCCGATGTGGAGTGCGAGTTAGAGAAGATTGCCGTACAGTTGTCCCCTCAGCCCCACAAGGTGCGGATTTTAGTCGATCGCAAAGGGTCGATCGGTCATACATTTGCGGCGATCGTTGCCCCAGAAATGCCTGCAGCAATCCGCTTGAAACTGGCCGATCGTCCGATTGATTCGAGCAATCTCTTTTTGTTCCACAAAACCAGCCATCGCGAAGTCTACGAGTCAGCCCTTGCCGCCCATCCCGATGGTGACGATGTGGTGCTGTGGAACGAGCGCAATCAGGTAACGGAAGCCTGTTGGGGGAATCTTGCGATCGAGCTGGATGGAGAATGGTTTACCCCACCTGTGGAGTGCGGTCTCTTGGCGGGGACATTTCGGCAGCACTTACTCCAACGGGGCAAGCTGCACGAGCGTGCGATCGCGGTGGAGGAATTGCGAGCGTGCGATCGGATTATCTGGATGAATTCAGTCCGCCAGTGGCAAGAGGGAATTTTGGTGTAG
- a CDS encoding EF-hand domain-containing protein — protein MFSNVPEKQMHRVRWVLTIAWIVLIVSLFYDPISPWLTDPSNAASPLRLYLSDPSNPTSPLRIDPDICVRVQGACLEESPYALGAPIFWGMVIPTAVFILLVFGHDLWRRICPLSFLSQIPRALGWERKRKRVNEKTGKVRYELVKVAKDSWLAKNHFYLQLGLFFIGLSSRILFVNSDRIVLGVFLIGTILAAISVGFLYGGKSWCQYFCPMAPVQRIYAEPRAILNSTAHAGDRQLVTQSMCRTVAKDGKELSDCVACKSPCIDIDAERLYWESVTEPKQQWLYYGYTGVAVGYFIYYYLYSGSWEYYFSGAWAHEADQLGSLFDAGFYLFGTPIGIPKLIAVPITLAIFTVGGYLLGRTLEQRFKVFYLRQKKSVDKGLIRHRVFSLSTFFIFNFFFVFAGRNFVRLFPDPLRLFFPLLIVFCSAVWLHRTWPRSRTTYQREGFASRLRKQLKKLDLDISRFLEGRTLNSLNADEVYVLAKVLPGFSQEKRLQAYKGVLRDSLEEGYAKPDSSLETFQQLRQELQISDRDHETVLQQLEAELPDLFNPNKPHEWENLLRLESYREALLEIILESWKANSDRSHIGDLLRAFSSSSSNVSLEEIVRGLPESDLATISTIRQEYGISSDDETDALKLTNPDELWHLLAGTIGISGVLESEQNAILEKVFQQIDADRSGDISLPELMAYIKTLDPDCTEAQIREMVEMADENSDNKISYDEFCATIVCRI, from the coding sequence ATGTTTTCAAATGTTCCTGAAAAACAGATGCATCGCGTTCGATGGGTGCTAACCATTGCCTGGATCGTTCTGATCGTCTCCCTTTTCTACGATCCCATCTCCCCTTGGCTGACCGATCCTTCCAATGCGGCTAGTCCCTTACGTCTCTACTTAAGCGATCCATCAAATCCTACTAGCCCCTTGAGAATCGATCCCGATATCTGCGTTCGGGTGCAGGGAGCATGCCTCGAAGAGAGTCCTTATGCCTTGGGCGCACCAATTTTTTGGGGAATGGTTATTCCCACCGCTGTATTTATTTTATTGGTGTTCGGTCACGATCTGTGGCGACGGATTTGTCCGCTATCGTTTTTGTCTCAGATTCCGCGAGCTTTAGGCTGGGAGCGCAAACGCAAACGGGTAAATGAGAAAACAGGAAAAGTGCGGTATGAATTGGTTAAAGTAGCTAAAGATTCTTGGCTGGCCAAGAATCACTTTTACCTTCAACTTGGGCTTTTCTTCATCGGACTTTCAAGTCGAATTCTGTTCGTTAATTCCGATCGGATTGTCTTGGGCGTCTTTCTCATTGGGACTATCTTGGCTGCGATCTCAGTTGGTTTTCTATATGGCGGTAAATCCTGGTGCCAGTATTTTTGTCCGATGGCTCCGGTACAAAGAATTTACGCCGAACCCAGAGCGATTCTTAACAGCACCGCTCACGCTGGCGATCGCCAACTGGTAACCCAATCGATGTGCCGTACCGTAGCGAAAGATGGCAAAGAACTCAGCGATTGCGTGGCCTGTAAAAGTCCCTGTATCGACATTGATGCCGAGCGATTGTATTGGGAGAGCGTGACCGAGCCCAAACAGCAGTGGCTCTACTACGGCTATACGGGGGTTGCGGTTGGATATTTCATTTATTACTATCTCTACTCCGGCAGTTGGGAATATTACTTCTCGGGTGCGTGGGCGCACGAAGCCGATCAACTGGGTAGTCTTTTCGATGCAGGATTTTATTTGTTCGGCACCCCGATTGGCATTCCAAAACTGATTGCAGTTCCGATTACCCTAGCTATTTTCACAGTGGGTGGATACCTGCTCGGCCGCACTTTAGAACAGCGCTTCAAGGTCTTTTATCTCCGACAGAAGAAATCTGTCGACAAGGGACTCATTCGTCACCGGGTTTTCTCTCTATCGACATTTTTTATTTTCAACTTCTTCTTTGTTTTTGCCGGTCGAAATTTTGTCCGTCTCTTTCCAGATCCACTGCGGCTTTTCTTTCCGCTGCTAATTGTTTTCTGCAGTGCTGTGTGGCTGCATCGCACCTGGCCCAGAAGCCGCACTACCTACCAGAGGGAAGGCTTTGCCTCTCGACTGCGCAAACAGCTCAAGAAACTCGATCTCGATATTTCTCGATTTTTGGAAGGACGCACCCTCAACAGCCTCAATGCTGATGAAGTGTACGTTCTAGCCAAGGTTCTGCCGGGATTTTCTCAAGAAAAACGCCTGCAAGCTTATAAGGGGGTTTTACGAGACTCGCTTGAAGAAGGCTATGCTAAGCCCGATAGTAGTTTGGAAACTTTCCAGCAACTGCGCCAGGAATTGCAAATTTCCGATCGCGATCACGAAACAGTCCTGCAACAGCTAGAGGCCGAGCTCCCCGATCTGTTCAATCCGAACAAGCCTCACGAGTGGGAAAACCTGTTGCGTTTGGAAAGTTATCGAGAAGCGCTATTGGAAATCATTTTGGAGTCTTGGAAAGCCAATTCAGATCGATCGCATATTGGCGATCTATTGCGCGCCTTTTCGAGTAGCAGTTCTAATGTCTCTCTGGAAGAAATTGTGCGAGGCTTGCCTGAATCCGATCTGGCAACCATCAGTACCATTCGTCAGGAATACGGTATTAGTTCGGATGACGAAACAGATGCCCTCAAACTGACAAACCCAGACGAGCTATGGCATTTATTGGCTGGCACCATTGGGATTTCGGGTGTTTTAGAGTCCGAGCAAAATGCCATTCTGGAAAAAGTGTTTCAACAAATCGACGCCGATCGCTCGGGCGATATCTCTCTCCCAGAGCTAATGGCATACATCAAGACCCTAGATCCAGACTGTACCGAAGCTCAAATTCGCGAAATGGTGGAGATGGCAGATGAGAACTCTGACAACAAAATTAGTTATGACGAGTTTTGTGCCACGATCGTCTGTCGGATCTAA